From the genome of Armatimonadota bacterium:
ATCTCCTGACGCCTCGCGGCGATTGTCAGCCGGATCGTATTGAGAACGATCAGGAGCGCGGCGGCGAACAGCGCCCCGGCCACGGCGGCACCGGCTATCCGGACGGCGCGCGTCAGCGCCACGAGCCGGTCCACCACCGGCGTCCCGTACAGCACCTCCTCGACACCCGCAATCTGCTCCAGCGCAGCGGCGACCCCTCGTACCTGACCAGCACCGCCGGCGCGAACCTCGATCGAGTCCGGCAAAGGGTTTGTCTTGAGGTGAGAGCCGACCGAAGCCAGGGATCCGTAGGTCTTCTGCAACCGCTTCAGCGCCTCGGCGCGTCCCACGAGTTCGGCGGAGAGGACCCCTGGCAGATCCTTCGCAGAGGCCAGCACGCGCTGCTGTTGCTGGACCGTGAGATCCCGCCGTAGGAACCCAACTATCTCGACCTGCGCCTCAAGGACAGAGGCCAGGTGCGCCAGGTTCACGGAGGCCAGGATTCCACCTCCGGCCACCATGAGCGCGATGGCGATGGTCGTGGTCGCGGCCGCGGCCATCAGGCCGTTTCGGCGCAGGCCGCCGATCGCCTCGCGCAGGGCCTCCCCTCGCGCCCAGGGCCACGCGCGCGCCCGCAGCGAGCGCCGGGCAGCCGCATCAGCGGGCTGTCTGGTAGAGGCCCCTCGACTCATCGCGCATCACGCGACCGGCATGCAGTTCGACCACGCGCCGGCGCAATATGTCCACGAGCGTGTTGTTGTGCGTGGTCACCAAGACCGTCGTTCCACGCAGGTTGACGGCGCCTAGGAGTTGCATGATCTCCCACGCCGCCTGGGGATCAAGGTTGCCGGTGGGCTCGTCCGCCAACACCACTCGCGGCCGCGTTACGATCGCACGGGCCAGACAGACGCGCTGCTGTTCCCCGCCCGAGAGCCTGGCCGGCAGGTCGTCCGCACGGTGGGCCATGCCGACGGTCTCCAGCGCCCACAGGACGCGCGGCGCGATCTCCACCGGGTCGGTTTCGGTCACCCGCAGCGCGAACGCCACGTTGTCGGCCACGGAACGGTCGGACAGCAGCTTGAACTCCTGGAAGACGACGCCCAACCTGCGTCGCAGTAGTGGCACCTGGGAGTCGGGAAGCGAGCAGAGGTCTAGCCCGTCCACCTCCACTCGGCCGGCCGTGGGGCGCTCGATCCGCTGGATGAGCTTGAGAACCGTGGACTTCCCGCTACCGGTGGGGCCCACGAGAAAGACGAACTCACCGCAGTCTATCCGCAGCGAGATGTCCTGCAAGGCGACCACGCCGGTGGGATATCGCTTTCCGACGCCGTCGAGGTTGATCATCGCTGCTCCGACGAATGGGTGCGTCCAGCGCTTCGACGTTTCCTTCTTGTTGTAGTTCTACGCAGCGGCGCGATGGTCCTGCCGCCCTATCAGGACACGGTCAGGCCCCAGGCCGCCAGGTCATGCAGCAGGCGGTCGCCTGTCATGTTGAGGTCGATCGGCGTCACCGAGATGTACCCGGCCTTTACCGCCCAGCTGTCCGTCCCTTCCTCATCGCCCAGGGGCTCGGGCTCTCCGGCCAGCCAGTAGTATGGTCTCCCCCGCGGGTCCGTGCGCCTCTCCAGTTGCGAGAGGTAGCGGCGCGAACCCTGGCGGGTAATCGCCACCCCGCTCAGCCGTTCCAGCGGGAGGTTAGGCACGTTCACGTTGATCAGCGCGTCCGCGGGCAACTCGCGCTCCACGACCAACCGCGATAGCCGTTCGGCGAACTGCGCGGCCACCTCGAACCTGACGTCCACGAATGCCGCCACCGAGACCGCCAGGCTTGGAATCCCCATGATCGCGCCTTCCATCGCGCCGGAGACGGTGCCGGAGTAGGTGAGGTCGCGGCCCAGGTTTGGGCCGACGTTGATGCCCGAGACCACAACGTCCGGCCTCCGGCCCAGGAGGTCGAGCACGCCGAGTATCACGCAGTCAGCAGGCGTGCCATTCGTCGCCCAGGCGGTCACGCCCTCTGGAAGAACCGCGGAGCGCCAGGCGCGCAGCGGCTTGTGCAGCGTGACCGCGTGCCCGGTGGCGCTGCGCTCATGCTCAGGAGCCACAACCACGGTCTCGTGACGTGACGCAAAGGCCTCGGCCAGGGCGTGCAAGCCCGGTGAGTGGATTCCGTCATCGTTGGTGAGCAGGACCCGCATCTTCCCTCGCTTCAAGTTGTTCGGGTGTGCTAGACGGCTTCGGCCGCCGCTGCCACGTAGCCTACCACCGCGCCCCTCTCACCGGAGACCTCTCCGGAGGTGGAGTATCGAAGGATCTCAACGCGAACGGATCCCAGGCGGCGCGCGGCATCCAGCACCGCCGCGGCTGGACCGACCCCGCACATCGTGATCCCTCCCTGCCGCACTTCCCTCAGCAGGCGACCCCCGTCTCCAGAAGCCAGCGCCTCGAGCACGATCCGGTCCGTCTCGACGGCACGCTCATGCGGCAGGTAGTGACTGAGGTCGGTCGAGGCGACCAGGACCGCGTCCTGACCCGCCAGGACAGCGGCGAGCGCACCGGTCAGGTGCTCCACCGTGGCCGCGTCCTGGTCGGCCATCACTATCGGCACGACCGGTCCATCATAGCCCATGTACTGCAAAAAAGGGAGTTGGACCTCGATGCAGTGCTCCCGTCGGTGGCCTCGGGCATCCATCGGGATGCCGCCCTGCTGAAGCGCGTCCTTGACCGGATGGTAGGTGGTGACATCCCCCAGCGGGCCCTGCCAGTGCTCCTCCGGGGACAGTGCCGACGGCGGGCCGGCGCCGTTGTGATCAGGACCTATCACCACGACGACCCCTGGCCGGCGCGCCCCTGCCAGGCGCAGGTAGGCATGAGCCGCGACCGGCCCCGAATAGGCCAGCCCTGCATGCGGAACCACGAGTGCCATCACGCGACCC
Proteins encoded in this window:
- a CDS encoding ABC transporter permease; this translates as MSRGASTRQPADAAARRSLRARAWPWARGEALREAIGGLRRNGLMAAAATTTIAIALMVAGGGILASVNLAHLASVLEAQVEIVGFLRRDLTVQQQQRVLASAKDLPGVLSAELVGRAEALKRLQKTYGSLASVGSHLKTNPLPDSIEVRAGGAGQVRGVAAALEQIAGVEEVLYGTPVVDRLVALTRAVRIAGAAVAGALFAAALLIVLNTIRLTIAARRQEIEIMTLVGATPGFIRGPYVLEGVLQGAAAALAATVILVAVYAHLAVQIAGSLPFLPVLPARAALPGALAVVWFLGIAVGMAGSEIGMRRYLRA
- the ftsE gene encoding cell division ATP-binding protein FtsE — encoded protein: MINLDGVGKRYPTGVVALQDISLRIDCGEFVFLVGPTGSGKSTVLKLIQRIERPTAGRVEVDGLDLCSLPDSQVPLLRRRLGVVFQEFKLLSDRSVADNVAFALRVTETDPVEIAPRVLWALETVGMAHRADDLPARLSGGEQQRVCLARAIVTRPRVVLADEPTGNLDPQAAWEIMQLLGAVNLRGTTVLVTTHNNTLVDILRRRVVELHAGRVMRDESRGLYQTAR
- the surE gene encoding 5'/3'-nucleotidase SurE; amino-acid sequence: MRVLLTNDDGIHSPGLHALAEAFASRHETVVVAPEHERSATGHAVTLHKPLRAWRSAVLPEGVTAWATNGTPADCVILGVLDLLGRRPDVVVSGINVGPNLGRDLTYSGTVSGAMEGAIMGIPSLAVSVAAFVDVRFEVAAQFAERLSRLVVERELPADALINVNVPNLPLERLSGVAITRQGSRRYLSQLERRTDPRGRPYYWLAGEPEPLGDEEGTDSWAVKAGYISVTPIDLNMTGDRLLHDLAAWGLTVS
- the amrB gene encoding AmmeMemoRadiSam system protein B; translated protein: MRTRCRRCSPFLSWEDRLPISTGWQVPCFPRPAQGSRRGSSVVGGRARPAAVRGVFYSADPDALRAQVEWCFKHPVGPGRLPAPWGTGRVMALVVPHAGLAYSGPVAAHAYLRLAGARRPGVVVVIGPDHNGAGPPSALSPEEHWQGPLGDVTTYHPVKDALQQGGIPMDARGHRREHCIEVQLPFLQYMGYDGPVVPIVMADQDAATVEHLTGALAAVLAGQDAVLVASTDLSHYLPHERAVETDRIVLEALASGDGGRLLREVRQGGITMCGVGPAAAVLDAARRLGSVRVEILRYSTSGEVSGERGAVVGYVAAAAEAV